One Pelmatolapia mariae isolate MD_Pm_ZW linkage group LG1, Pm_UMD_F_2, whole genome shotgun sequence genomic window, CTAGATGCCAAacttaataaaaatacacataGTGATAAGTAATACTGGTACAGTTATGCAAAAAAATAAGTATATCCCATCGTTGACTTCATGACATTTGAATAAACAAAGACTTGATTTTCTCTCATACCGGGCCTATTATTACATCTGTTTGACCTCAGAAGCCACTATAAAACTCATTATCACAATACTGCTTGTTGAAACTGATGCTGTCAAACAATTTATGTCCACTgttactgtggaaaaaaaacaacacatttatgATTCGTCTAACCAGAAGTCATAACAGGCCTTCACCTCTGGGTTCACTGGCAAGCAGTAGCTTGCGCTGATGTTTTCTGTGGTGAGCATGGATTCcttgaatttgaaaaatgtTCAGTCAACTCAAACTTCAGTTCACTACAAAGACTTCAATAATCATTCTTTACTTTTAATTGCTAAAACATGGTCAAAGTTCAACATAACATGAGGATCTGTTGAACTATTAAGCAAGGTAGTACACTTGTTtagttttgtgtttcatttccaaatgctttttatttcagcaaaataaaaatttgaCATGTCAGTAGCAAGCACTGATGATTTTATACACACACGCACTTTTTTCACAGTTGTACTCATGCACTAAAGGGGAAGCTGAAGGGGTGGGAGAAACTGCGGGAATCTATTTCTAGGggctttaaaacacacacacacacacacacacacacacacacacacacacacacacacaccaaggaGAATTACAAAACCTGGTCAAAGTTCTGAGCTGTGTGGTGTATTCTATTCATTACCTGAATGTGACCTCAGGAACAGGACACTTGACTCCATTGTGATAAGGATGTTTCAGGGAGATGGTTTGGCTGACGTGATCAACAGATGACACCTCACCCTGATAAACTCCCAACGTTGCTCCACAGTCTATGGACACAACACTACCCACCCAGTCTGTGGCCATTCTCTTTACAATGAtcctgttttaaaaacaaaaaaggaaaaagggcaTTAGTGAAATAAGTGTTAGATCAATGTTTAACAGGCTAATTCAGTGTAACGAGTACATACGGCTTGCAGattaatttattaaaagttGGCTAACTTGGGCCATTGTAGGCATGACCAGCAATTAGCCATCTGGCTTAGAACTTGTTTTTTCGACCAGAGACCTTATAAGAAAAAGACTTTACACTAGGAGTCCTGAAAGCTGAGTCCGAACTTTGCGTTAGTAAAAGCGGCCGCGGAAGCTAAAAATCACAAGATAAAACTAGATTTTAATTAGCTTAACTAACCAGCACCTGTGTGGTTGTGGTGGGCGTATTACAAATCAGACGTTTCACAAGTAGGTGTAAATATTAGCAACCTACCTACCGTTTTAGCAGGAAAGCTTTCGTTTGTCATGTTGTAATACAAacttattcatttaaaaatgaccAAAGCTGTTGCTGACATTCTTGTGAGgacaatatttaaagaaaattagGGCAAATCTCAACATTTCGCCGTATACCAAGGAAGCTATGATAGCTAGCTcggtagctaacattagcttgtCTTCTGttccctcttttttctttctttgttttaataaaagcaGATTGCAGCAATTTTGAAATTGGTTTCTGTCGCCGTTGAGCTAAGAGCCTAAATCTACTGAATCTACAGCGGGTAGATTTACCTTAGCGAAAAGCTGTGGTGAAATGTCAAAGCAAGACAGAGCccaggctgtttttttttttgtgagcgCTGTGTTCCGGGACACTACGTCACTTCCTTTATGTCCCACGTTGCtttgtttgtgtctgtctccactCATTTGACGATCAATACTCACACATAATCTCAGTATGTACACGATTTTTCTACAAAACTAATTATATTATGATTATTTATGtgttatttgtttctttatttatttattggcggtcttttttttcctaagtCAAGATGAACGAGAACAACAGGATGataattaaaatacatttttatttgtgtatcAAGGGTTCGTGCCCTTACATTTTGTACATTACCAACTGAAATATAAAAGTGTGTTACATATATTCCAAAATCAATTGATCGCAGTGCTGTCTTGATAAGTCATATCATTGCACagcaaatataaatgttatgatcttaaaaacaaacaaacaaacaaaaacaacattatgAAATACAAAAGTCTTGGTGTACACTCAAAATCACATTTTGGGATACAGATATAGCTTCAGTGTGTCTTACATCCACAGCATAATGGAATGCAAATAATTAGCTTACATGTGTAAATGTTATCATAAGGTTCACTTCAGAGTCCCGTAGAAAAGGTTTGGTTGCAGCATACTAAACTATCCACCCAGTAAGACATATTGTTTGTCCCAAAgttcagttgttttgttttcatttctgaaTGGGAGCAGTTTATATTGCTGCTAACAACACAGCAGGAGAAACAAACTAACTCCTTAAACTTCACTGAGAAGCAGCAGCCATTTGCAGAAGTATCTCTTAGCTAGCCAAAAACAGAACAAGAGACACAGACCTAGACATCACTTATAATCTGCAATAAGCAAACTCTGCTTATTTGCTTTAATGCCATTAGCTCCATAAGCCAAATTTGACATCCAGTGTCTTACATTCTAACTTTGATCCTTACAGCTTCAGCTTATATCACCTACTAAGTTACAAATTGTACATTATAAGGAACCTCACTACTCATTCTTAACTCGCATTGTGGCTCTCAGATGGTAGCGTTTGTGCTTCATTGTTAGACCATACTCTGGGGTCAGGTCTAGCTGGTCTCCAGGTAAAGCTTGAAAGTTTAGTTTTTGAATGAGGATAGCCAAGAAGAGGAAGACTTCATTTCGTGCAATGACCTCGCCAATGCAGCGTCGCTTTCCCAAGCCAAAAGTCATCACCTTCTCTCCCTCTACCTTGTTGACCTCTGTGCCATCAGCATTCAGGAAACGTTCTGGCTTGAAGGAAAATGGATCTTCCCACAGCTCCCTGAAAGGTTCAGAaaataaaggaataaaaaatattgcactAACAGGCTTGAAAGCTTACAAGTCTCTAGGCAGGGATGCATTTGGGGAAGGAAATAAAGGCTACTATTGTCTTTCTTTACAACTATCATAAAATGGCCTGGTGAAAGACATGTTACTGTATTTCTGTAGTATAGGGTAGCTTTGAATATGAGTCAGTTTACATCATttgttttggcaaagtaaaAATGTAGCAAAGGAAACCTACGGGTCATGGTTGATCTGCCACTGATTAATGAAGACACAGGTGTCTTTGGGGATGAAGTAGCCATTCAGTGATGTGTCTTTTGTGGtgctaaaaaacaacaaagtgttAATTCATTGCATAATGACaggttttcacatttatttttatgactGTAAAAGCCTTGTTTTGTGTCCATCTTTTTGGTCTTCTGTGATACTTAGCAGGTCATTTAACACCTATATCCTTGTACTTTCTTACTACAAAATGAATGAATCTCACCAGTGCGGGATTGTGAAGGGCAGGTATGAAGAATGGCGAAAGAGTTCCAGGATGTAGGCTTCAAGAAGGGGCAAGTTGTTCCGATCAGAAAAAACAGGCATACGATCGAGACCTACtttttcctctgaaaatgaaaagagaTCATAAAATATTAGCGCATGAGAAGATGAGAATGGACATTGTACCTTCTGACTCTGTCAGTGATTACCGAATTACAGTTAACCATTCTGCTTTGAGAGCAACAAGATGTGATGCACTTTCTTATCATTTAGTTGTTCTTTTATCAAAAATCTATCATGCAAGAGAAATACAATACGTTCAAAAAAAACTATACGTACTAATTTCTTCAAAAAGCCTGTTCTGGATCTCAGGGTAAGCCACAAAGTACATCAGTGACCATGACAGAGCAGTGGAGATGGTGTCAAAACCTAGGAGAGACACAAAAGTTCTGTCAGAATACTTTTTTCTCTGAAGTTATGTTCCTATATGATTATATCccttaacaaaaagaaaataattctcCTACCAGCTCCAAAGAGATCATTGACGATTCCAACAATCTTCTCATCTGACATCTGGACATTTGCATTCTCGTCCAGCTTTCTGTCCTCGCAGTGATCTATGAGGGAGTCTGTGATGTCACGGATGTTGTCCTAAAAGTGGATTTAAGGACCATCTAAATTAATgtctgtaatttctgcaaagtACAATGAGCTAAATAATATTCTATAGTGTGAGGCGTACCTTGTCAAAGGTGGCATAGTGCTCGGTGACAAGCTTTTGAACGAACTTGCTGAAGCGAGCATTGAGGCTCAcaaattttttcatttttgtgctgGGCAGGTACTGAAGAAGGGGGATGAAGTCCGCTGGGTTGCCACTGCCCACAACCTTGACAAAATCATCACTGAGGTTCACTAAGCTAACCAGCTCATCGTCGTGGTGGTCATAGCGCCGGCCAAAGCACATGCCACAGATGACATTGGCGACAGAGACGACAACATAGCGGAAGGGGTCAAAGCTGCCTTTGGTCTTCATGACAGTGTTGAGCTCTTTGATCAGATACTCAGCCTCTTTGCTGATATGTTCCTCCAGGGCACATGAGTACTCTGGGGTTGTTCCCTCTAAGTTGGAAAAAGAGCGCAGGGCACTGTAGGCCAGCTTTCTGCGGGCACGCCAAATGCCAGCTTGGTCTGTACTGAAAGACAGACTCTTGCCATCATTGATGTAGCGAAAGCTGTACAGGTCAGGTCTCCCTGCAAACTCGTCCCCTTGTTTGATGAGAGCCTGTCGAACTGTTTCATTACCACTTAAAACGACCACAGGACGCATGCCAATCTGGATCTGGAAGACGTCACCGTAGTGTTTGCTCATAGAAGTGAGACTCAGGTAGGGTCTATTTCCCAGCTCTAACAAATTCCCAATGATAGGGAAAGGCTTTGGGCCAGGGAGTTGCTGAAGCCCCTCGGGAATCTTGTTTTGTGCATTCTTAATAATCAGGTAGACCAGACACGCTGTTGTCACAGCCACCAAAACATGTGATACTGACAGTGCTCCAATGAATGGCAGTATCATTGGTGCCATGATGACGTTTTTCTGGCTTCAACCTGTAAATTAAATAGAAGGTGCATTAGAGCAGTGTAGACAATGAGAGAGAGAAGTGTTACGCAACATGTAGAAATCATTCACTATAAAGTTTGAAGTAACTGAGAACTGTGACATGTATTTGCATGTATCTATTtggcttttcatttttaacagCACACCAGCACTTATTACAGGTAGTCTATGCAAAGTAGTGGCCTATGTGTATAGGTATAAGTTAATTATTACATTCTATGATTCAGGTGAAAATACTAAGTAATGCATCAAAGTTATTCTAGCAGAAATAATCTCCATTTTGCACTTCTCTTTTCTTCCAGCTAATAAGTCAGTCAGTCTATAAATCAGTCTGCTGCATTCTTGCCATTTTGTATATGCATATTTTAAGCTTACCTTTGTTGAACTAATGCAGGAGAAACGGCACTGTGATTCCTGGAGTAGTTTTTCCAAAGTGCATGTAAAGTGTTTGGAAGAGCTGTTGTGAGTTCACACTCTTGATGTCCCTAAAATCTGGAATGGACTCCTGCTTTATACTGTGCTCGACAGCTTGATTGGTTACTGTTTGTGACGTACCCTGccccctctccctccctttttTGTCATGAATGAACTTAGTACAGAAAAAATGGTGCGTGCCTGCGTGCGTGTgtacgtgcgtgtgtgcgtgcgtgtgtgtgtgtgtgtgtgttctgggaaaaaaaatacctAAGAAATGCAAAGAGGAGTCATCATGTCTTTATCATTTATAtgagttttatattttttgtttaggGCCACATAGGGCATAATAATTATTCTATAACTTCCACAACTGTAGAACGGTTTTTAATCTGTGGTTACATTGTGCCTTGTGCCAACTTTCTTCGGACTGATTTAGCTTGTTTTTCGAGTGTCACAGTTTGAGCGGTAAAAATACTGTTCTTATTCTCATTGGCAATGATTGCAGGTTGTTGCATCTCCGTGATTCTCGCCCAAGCGCTCAGTGATGTGTCAGCAATTCCTTCGACCAACTTATAACCCGCTGTGACGTTAGTGTAACTTGTATTGATAATTTAGGGCAGCTTGTTACTAGCGTGATGTGAAATTGGTTTTACTGGCCAAGAATGATCAGCGCAGTGAGTCGAAAATCGCCTACATCATTGCAACCCAGTTTTGCATGAAAATTTTATCCCCTAAAAATGATAAGTTATTGAACTGCAGAAGGACCTCGTCATGTTTAAAACATTTGGAGTTAGAACGGAAGTTTGTGACAACCCCCCAGTTGTAACCTCCCAGACGGCTTTAAGTCCTGATAAAACAGTCAGATGCCATTGCGTGCTTGTACCTGTTAGTTCTCCGCTGGAGTTAAAGATTGACCAGTTGCGTGAGAGCACAGTGATCAAACCCTCACCTCTCCTTTGAAGGGGATGCtggaggggagggagagagggaaggagggagggagggagagcagTTAGGTTGCAATGCTGGAGCGCTGGGATAGATACGTTCAGTATTCTATCTTATTGTCACCACTTTTATTCTTTCAGTATTCCAGTATTCCAGTTTGGAATGTAAAGTGCAGTTTCCTTTACATTGATCTTCAGTTTGTGTGATCAAAGATGTCAAAATGTGTTACTATAAAGTTCTCAGGGACGTATGATCAGACTATAGATGACCTTTTTCAACATGACCTTTAATAATTGTATACGTTTGCTTTTACAATCAACTTACTAGTTGTGTTTTTAACGCACAATCACAATGTCATTACAAAGCAATTTAACGTTTATTCAACAGATAGATatacaaatgcattttattttttaggccGGTGTATTAGTGCTAATTAGTTAATTATACGAAACGTAATATTCTGAATATTTGTTCAACTACGACGTGATTGGAGGCAAATGTTGATTTTAATGCAGCAATAAGTTCTTCAAAAAGTTCATTTTCTCTGAAAGTCTGTGTGATTTGTATTTACCCGGAGCTTTGGAAAGACTCTGAAAATGATATTGAAATATTGTTTTCAGTCCATCGTGGGTTCCGAATTCTTATTACAGCCACAGCAATGCAAAGATGATGAACTAAAGGGTTGGGCCGTGTTGGCGGTTATCATAATTATTATTGTGAGGGAACAAAAACTCAGACAATCGCCATTTCTCAGAAAATAGATCTTAAAACAGTAGATCAAAAATGTCCATGATAGCATCATTTTTTAAGCAGCACtggtaaaacattaaaaatgaccAATCAAAGCACGGCGTTCACCAACGCAGCCTTTAAATAGCGTTGCTCTGGAAAAGTCCTGATCAGAAGTGTCAGTTATAATCCGGGCGTTAAACTTTAACCAAGCCTGGTATTGGGCCTAATTTTCTATGAAATACACATTTCATTTCACttcattttattcattattatgcAGAGTGACATGAAAAATCTCTGCGTTACATCCTCGCAATTTCTACTCAGCCTTAATTTAAAACACCACCCAGGAGTGCTCTGACCACCATACAAGCTAAAtagcagaaaaaagagaaaggtaTTATGgacaaatgtattttaatgtgttttgccCGTGATATAGACATTTTTAAGCCTAAAGACATTAATTAACTTCATCAAGTGACTGTGGGTggaaaattaatttttaaaaataaaatctattcTTCGGTTGTTGAAAGTATCCGGTTCGCTTTAATAGGGTGTAGCACATAACCACAAtgtatttattgattgatttatttgcctgttctctttttttctttttctttttcttattaagATGAAAAAGCTCACGAATAACTTTAAACtagcacataaataaataaataaataaaggcaaaacttttctttgttcaTCTGCGGCGCAAAATCGGCGAAGCTGAGTTTTGTCATGCTCCTCCGGGACTGGAGTGCTGATTCTCCAGAGACTCTGCAGTGCGCCACGGCGCTGCGCCTCTGGTGCTGCAGGTTGCGTGAGAAGCGGAGCTGCCGTCCAAAGGGGAGGGTCTCGGTCTTCTGGACAATCCTAAATCTGCTTGGTCAAGTCACGCGAAGGCAACAGCCTCTGGAAAAGACACAAGGGTTTTAAACTTGCAGAACAAAGAGCGCAGACACTTTTTTTCTCCACCCTTCTTGGGCACGAAGGTGCACATATTTGCGCGCTATAGCTTCTGTAAATGCGAGGATCTTGGGGCTTTGGAGTCATGCAATCTGCCACTCAGGCTTCATTCACTGCAGTCATGTAACACCGTGGGGCCATTCCGAACTGCCACACAGGCGAGAATCCACCTAAACCAGGCAAAGAAAGTTACGAAAACTGAAACTTAGGAACAAGGTGAACCAGTCACCCTTTCTGTCACGCAGCAGGTCCCAGAGGTTTTGCAAGGATAAGAACACGGTGGATGGAGTTTCTAGGCAAAactattaattaattttaacaaaaaGAGGTCACTGCAGTAAAAAGGGCTTTTAGATCTGTGATCGTGTGTGGTAATcttcaaatattttctttaatatGTAAAGAAACGTAACTGCACAATGATCTGCTAAAGTTAATTTTCTTATTACAATGAAGTAGCTCTATTTTTATTcacaatgttttaaaatatgtcaaattTTTTACTAGCCCTACATACTGGTTGTAACAATATATTTTATATCATTATCGTAACaccataaataaattataaagcAGGTTTATAATGCAGTTATGGAGGGAAAAGATTATGTTTACCTTGCATTAAAACCTTACAGTTGCAAGATTTTGCCAAGCTGAGTGAGTGGGTAAggaagaaacagaaacacatctttCAGCAGTGTCAGAATTCAACAatatgaaaagaataaaaatataaaaattaactTTAATGCAGTCCAGTGAACCTAAGTAAATCCAAAATCTGGAACAGCATTGGACTATCCCTTTGGCATTATATACACCACTTGAAGTGTTTCCGAATCAAACGGATCACATTTCAATTGTTGCATTTGTAAGTTGTGTGATGGGTGTCAATAAGCCCCAGGGATAAAACTGAACCCGATTTGAGATGAATGCGACTGAGATTGTGTGCGGACCGCCTGACATGGGAGCGTTTACAGAGAATACTGTGTTTACAGTGACTGCAGGAGTGTGTGTTACATCACAACAGGTGAGCAGTATTCAACAACTGTAAATGCCACAAACTTGGGGAGCAGGTGAGGAAAGATGTGGGAGCATTCATGTGTCACAGGAGAGTTTCTGTGGTGAGGTGCACATTCTTAACAGGATTAAAGAGATTATTTGCTACTACAGGAAGCAATCAGCTGTGCTACTGTATAGATCCTAAGCTGTGTGTACAAATGACCAAAGAGATCACAGTGATAGGCTGGACATTGGCCTGAAGGTGTTTGGTGTTAGTTTGCAAGTGTGTCCATTTCAGAGAAGTAAGACTGGGAgtagaaaaaacaagaaaaaatgttttgccctCAGCCATATACCTCTTAAAGAATTCTTGGACATAAAAGCTGGTGTAATGACTGTGAAGGTTGGTAAGTTTCTACTCACGCAAAGGTTGTCACGCACACACCTTGAGAGCAGGTGTGTACTGCCTAAGTGTGTGAGCGCGGTTCTTAGCATACCAGTGTTGTGAggaggctgtttttttttctgtgtggtAGTTTCGTGATTTAGAAtcagctgagaaaaaaaacacaccactCTGGTTCTTATAAtgctataatttttttttaactctataaaataataatgatgaatgaTATTTATTAGATGATAATAATCCACACGAACGACTAAAATCTCATACAATACTTGCTTAAACCATCTGATAATCAGTCAACCCAATTTTTGCTGCATAAAACGGTGGAGGTATACCTGGTCTAGGATAGCTGTACTGACAGCTGTACAGTACCTCCagggaaataaaacagaaaataggaATTTCCCTTCAATGGTCTTAAAGGAAGAATCATGTTTAATTCTTATCACCTTTGTCTGTGGAGTTTCCCTTGTAACTCTTGTCAACAACAGGTCTCTTTTTCATGGGTCTATTGATTAGTTATGGCACCTGTTTAGTGTTGCTCTTACATTAAATTGTGGCTCAATAGGTGATTTTGAAAATTTTGCCCCAAATTGAGCAACACATACAATAATATTCTAAATCTTAGTGTATTCGACAATTG contains:
- the LOC134631287 gene encoding cytochrome P450 1A1; this encodes MAPMILPFIGALSVSHVLVAVTTACLVYLIIKNAQNKIPEGLQQLPGPKPFPIIGNLLELGNRPYLSLTSMSKHYGDVFQIQIGMRPVVVLSGNETVRQALIKQGDEFAGRPDLYSFRYINDGKSLSFSTDQAGIWRARRKLAYSALRSFSNLEGTTPEYSCALEEHISKEAEYLIKELNTVMKTKGSFDPFRYVVVSVANVICGMCFGRRYDHHDDELVSLVNLSDDFVKVVGSGNPADFIPLLQYLPSTKMKKFVSLNARFSKFVQKLVTEHYATFDKDNIRDITDSLIDHCEDRKLDENANVQMSDEKIVGIVNDLFGAGFDTISTALSWSLMYFVAYPEIQNRLFEEIKEKVGLDRMPVFSDRNNLPLLEAYILELFRHSSYLPFTIPHCTTKDTSLNGYFIPKDTCVFINQWQINHDPELWEDPFSFKPERFLNADGTEVNKVEGEKVMTFGLGKRRCIGEVIARNEVFLFLAILIQKLNFQALPGDQLDLTPEYGLTMKHKRYHLRATMRVKNE